The following are from one region of the Actinoplanes sp. L3-i22 genome:
- a CDS encoding sulfatase-like hydrolase/transferase: protein MQPTDQQNPDEEPVVVNEEPAIATDEPVTATEEPVTATAEPAEGPGRFRRFLRHPAIRHGLTVIAGGIIFGELLFPNILRRLTPGSFERIPIEAAVIIAVLIVLPLRARRIAASVTAVVLGWLVLEKCLDIGFFYFLARPFDPVLDWVLFDDAYDYVRESYGTAGLIGSLAGIALLVAGVLGVTVWAMLRITRLLGQDRRRAAYSAGVIALAWSLAFVIGIPGRIPNVPLAARTTWSYAADRVGQARTGLQNEAAFNREVQVDAYKNVPADQLLTGLTGKDVMLTFVESYGRNAVEAPNLAPGVDPVLEAGTAKLKAAGFSSRSGWLTSPTFGGGSWLAHSTTMSGLWINNQGRYRNLTASNRLTLPNLFRSAGWDTVSVMPGATRAWPEGNFYGFNRVWDSRNLGYNGPRFSWAPMPDQYTLKKFGENEYSKVGRKPLFVEMPLVSSHTPWTPLPQFIDWDQVGDGSVYNAIVKKQPSKAQIWTAASTVREQYGKSIQYTLTTLTDWVAKYGDDNLVMIYLGDHQPSPVVTGDDASHDVPITIIAKDPAVLDRIANWGWTDGLKPAHDAPVWPMNAFRDKFLTAMGPGGTNH, encoded by the coding sequence GTGCAACCGACTGACCAGCAGAACCCGGACGAAGAGCCGGTCGTCGTGAACGAGGAACCGGCCATCGCAACGGACGAACCGGTCACCGCGACCGAAGAACCGGTCACCGCGACTGCCGAGCCCGCGGAGGGGCCCGGCCGTTTCCGGCGTTTCCTGCGACACCCCGCGATCCGGCACGGCCTGACCGTCATCGCCGGCGGGATCATCTTCGGCGAGCTGCTCTTCCCGAACATCCTGCGCCGCCTGACCCCCGGCAGCTTCGAGCGCATCCCGATCGAGGCCGCGGTCATCATCGCCGTCCTGATCGTGCTGCCGCTGCGGGCCCGGCGGATCGCCGCGTCGGTGACCGCCGTCGTGCTCGGCTGGCTGGTCCTCGAGAAGTGCCTGGACATCGGCTTCTTCTACTTCCTGGCCCGGCCGTTCGACCCGGTGCTGGACTGGGTGCTCTTCGACGACGCGTACGACTACGTCCGCGAGTCCTACGGCACGGCCGGCCTGATCGGGTCACTGGCCGGGATCGCGCTGCTGGTCGCGGGCGTGCTCGGGGTGACCGTCTGGGCCATGCTGCGGATCACCAGGCTGCTCGGCCAGGACCGCCGCCGGGCCGCCTACTCGGCCGGCGTCATCGCGCTGGCGTGGAGCCTCGCCTTCGTGATCGGCATCCCCGGCCGGATCCCGAACGTGCCGCTGGCCGCGCGCACCACCTGGTCGTACGCCGCGGACCGGGTCGGCCAGGCCCGCACCGGCCTGCAGAACGAGGCCGCGTTCAACCGGGAGGTGCAGGTCGACGCGTACAAGAACGTCCCCGCCGACCAACTGCTCACCGGCCTGACCGGCAAGGACGTGATGCTCACGTTCGTCGAGAGCTACGGCCGCAACGCCGTCGAGGCCCCCAACCTGGCCCCCGGCGTCGACCCGGTCCTGGAGGCCGGCACCGCCAAGCTCAAGGCGGCCGGCTTCAGCTCGCGCAGCGGCTGGCTCACCTCGCCCACGTTCGGCGGCGGCAGCTGGCTGGCCCACTCCACCACGATGTCCGGCCTGTGGATCAACAACCAGGGCCGGTACCGGAACCTGACCGCCAGCAACCGGCTCACCCTGCCGAACCTGTTCCGGTCGGCCGGCTGGGACACGGTCAGCGTCATGCCGGGCGCCACCCGGGCCTGGCCGGAGGGCAACTTCTACGGCTTCAACCGGGTCTGGGACTCGCGCAACCTCGGCTACAACGGCCCGCGCTTCAGCTGGGCGCCGATGCCGGACCAGTACACGCTGAAGAAGTTCGGCGAGAACGAGTACAGCAAGGTCGGCCGCAAGCCGCTCTTCGTCGAGATGCCGCTGGTCTCCAGCCACACCCCGTGGACGCCGCTGCCCCAGTTCATCGACTGGGACCAGGTCGGCGACGGCTCGGTCTACAACGCGATCGTCAAGAAGCAGCCGTCCAAGGCGCAGATCTGGACCGCCGCGTCGACCGTCCGTGAGCAGTACGGCAAGTCGATCCAGTACACGCTGACCACCCTGACCGACTGGGTGGCCAAGTACGGCGACGACAACCTGGTCATGATCTACCTGGGCGACCACCAGCCGTCCCCGGTCGTCACCGGCGACGACGCCAGCCACGACGTCCCGATCACGATCATCGCCAAGGACCCGGCCGTCCTCGACCGCATCGCCAACTGGGGCTGGACCGACGGCCTCAAGCCGGCCCACGACGCGCCGGTCTGGCCGATGAACGCCTTCCGCGACAAGTTCCTCACCGCGATGGGCCCCGGCGGAACAAACCACTAA
- a CDS encoding ABC transporter substrate-binding protein, giving the protein MRHFPAIVVTTLLLVAGCSAGTSASSADAGKPVSGGSLTWAVETEPITFNPHQYAQAKARLLVWNSFEALLTHDDRGGYLPWLASAYQVSPDGKTYTFTLRTGVTFSDGTTFDAAAVNANIDQLLVPNYAPGVAAVQLKNLDKVEVKDASTVVFRLKKPDVLILDFVSSPQGAQISPKSLKAAKNLKAGGPELAGTGPFVLDRYTPGQEVHFTKNPAYNWAPANAGHSGPAYLDGITYRFLKESSVRVGALTSGQVQIIEGVPATDESLISANPDLALRRGLNSGSAYSYYFNTAHAPFDDVEVRQAFRAALDVPAVLTGVYRNTATRAWSVIGPTSPFYDKSLENTYGGDAAKAGRLLDRAGWSVKDAEGFRTKDGKRLTVRLVQSAPFIRDRRDVLAQAVQAAVKQSAGIDLQIQLVDQGTATKALADGAYELFDNSRADTDAGAALNLLLYSTGSINRTGYRSPELDKLLDDAVATTDPAKRTELYRQVQQLVVTDQALVQPLYAPQDQIAASKSVGGVGFEPTAGVPVDAYDLWLSK; this is encoded by the coding sequence ATGCGCCACTTTCCCGCCATCGTCGTCACCACCCTGCTGCTGGTCGCCGGCTGTTCCGCCGGCACGTCGGCCAGCAGCGCCGACGCCGGCAAACCGGTCAGCGGCGGCTCGCTGACCTGGGCCGTCGAGACCGAGCCGATCACGTTCAACCCGCACCAGTACGCCCAGGCCAAGGCCCGCCTGCTGGTCTGGAACAGCTTCGAGGCCCTGCTCACCCACGACGACCGGGGCGGTTACCTGCCCTGGCTGGCCAGCGCCTACCAGGTCTCGCCGGACGGGAAGACGTACACCTTCACGCTGCGCACCGGCGTCACCTTCTCGGACGGCACGACGTTCGACGCCGCCGCGGTCAATGCCAACATCGACCAGCTGCTCGTGCCGAACTACGCGCCCGGCGTCGCCGCCGTCCAGCTCAAGAACCTGGACAAGGTCGAGGTCAAGGACGCTTCCACGGTCGTCTTCCGGCTCAAGAAGCCGGACGTGCTGATCCTGGACTTCGTCTCCTCGCCGCAGGGCGCGCAGATCTCGCCGAAGTCGCTGAAGGCGGCGAAGAACCTCAAGGCCGGTGGCCCGGAGCTGGCCGGGACCGGCCCGTTCGTGCTGGACCGGTACACCCCCGGTCAAGAGGTGCACTTCACGAAGAACCCGGCGTACAACTGGGCGCCGGCGAATGCCGGACACAGCGGTCCGGCCTACCTCGACGGGATCACCTACCGGTTCCTCAAGGAGTCGTCGGTCCGGGTCGGCGCGCTGACCTCCGGCCAGGTCCAGATCATCGAGGGCGTCCCGGCCACCGACGAGTCCCTGATCAGCGCGAACCCGGATCTGGCGCTGCGGCGCGGGCTGAACTCCGGGTCGGCGTACTCGTACTACTTCAACACCGCGCACGCGCCGTTCGACGACGTCGAGGTCCGGCAGGCGTTCCGCGCGGCGCTCGACGTGCCCGCGGTGCTCACCGGGGTCTACCGGAACACCGCGACCCGGGCGTGGAGCGTGATCGGACCGACCAGTCCCTTCTACGACAAGTCGCTGGAGAACACCTACGGCGGCGATGCCGCCAAGGCCGGCCGGCTGCTGGACCGGGCGGGCTGGTCGGTCAAGGACGCCGAGGGCTTCCGGACAAAAGACGGAAAACGATTGACGGTACGACTCGTGCAGTCCGCGCCGTTCATCCGGGACCGCCGGGACGTGCTGGCCCAGGCGGTCCAGGCCGCGGTCAAGCAGAGCGCCGGCATCGACCTGCAGATCCAGCTCGTCGACCAGGGCACCGCGACCAAGGCGCTGGCCGACGGGGCGTACGAGCTGTTCGACAACTCGCGGGCCGACACCGATGCCGGCGCCGCGCTGAACCTGCTGCTCTACTCGACCGGCTCGATCAACCGGACCGGGTACCGGAGCCCCGAGCTGGACAAGCTGCTCGACGACGCGGTCGCCACCACCGATCCGGCGAAGCGCACCGAGCTGTATCGGCAGGTGCAGCAGCTGGTGGTCACCGATCAGGCGCTGGTGCAGCCGCTCTACGCGCCGCAGGACCAGATCGCCGCGTCGAAGTCGGTCGGTGGCGTCGGATTCGAGCCGACCGCCGGGGTCCCGGTCGACGCGTACGACCTTTGGCTGAGCAAGTGA
- a CDS encoding ABC transporter permease: protein MITAILRRVGAGVLVLWAAATAAYLALLAAPGSTVDAIIGDGADTPGIRAQIIAEWHLDRPAVVRYLDFLWRAGHGDLGRSYLLQRPVAEVIGSQLAPTLKLAGAAAVFGVLLALVFAIVARRLTSTFGLVLVSTPPFLIGIVLLSVFSFRLGWFPVSGDRSFAALVLPAITMGLPIAGTLAQVLRDGLDRALDEPFAVTARARGLRESAVLTRHALKHALLPAVTMLGWSFGVLIGGTVIIEQVFGRPGLGQVTVQAVNSSDLPVVLAVVILAAAVFVVVNTVTDLAYLLIDPRLRRS, encoded by the coding sequence GTGATCACGGCGATCCTGCGCCGGGTGGGGGCGGGCGTGCTGGTCCTCTGGGCCGCCGCGACCGCCGCCTACCTGGCGCTGCTCGCCGCACCGGGGTCCACTGTCGACGCGATCATCGGCGACGGCGCCGACACCCCGGGGATCCGGGCGCAGATCATCGCCGAGTGGCACCTCGACCGCCCGGCCGTCGTGCGGTACCTGGACTTCCTCTGGCGCGCCGGGCACGGGGACCTGGGCCGGTCCTACCTGCTCCAGCGCCCGGTCGCGGAGGTGATCGGCAGTCAGCTGGCGCCGACCCTGAAGCTGGCCGGCGCCGCGGCGGTGTTCGGCGTCCTGCTCGCCCTGGTCTTCGCGATCGTGGCCCGCCGGCTCACCTCGACGTTCGGGCTGGTGCTGGTCTCCACCCCGCCGTTCCTGATCGGGATCGTGCTGCTCAGCGTCTTCTCGTTCCGGCTCGGCTGGTTCCCGGTCTCCGGCGACCGGAGCTTCGCCGCCCTGGTCCTGCCGGCGATCACGATGGGCCTGCCGATCGCCGGCACCCTCGCGCAGGTGCTGCGCGACGGCCTGGACCGGGCGCTCGACGAACCGTTCGCGGTCACCGCCCGGGCCCGCGGCCTGCGGGAGAGCGCGGTGCTGACCCGGCACGCGCTCAAGCACGCGCTGCTCCCGGCGGTGACCATGCTCGGCTGGTCGTTCGGCGTGCTGATCGGCGGCACGGTGATCATCGAGCAGGTCTTCGGGCGGCCCGGCCTCGGCCAGGTCACCGTGCAGGCGGTCAACTCCAGTGACCTGCCGGTGGTGCTCGCCGTGGTGATCCTCGCGGCCGCCGTCTTCGTCGTGGTCAACACCGTGACCGACCTCGCCTACCTGCTCATCGACCCACGGTTGCGAAGGAGCTGA
- a CDS encoding ABC transporter permease: protein MTIALTRPRAARLGRLRVGRPGVAVSAVFLALTLLAAAWPALLAGDPLAADPLHVLAAPSGAHWFGTDQLGRDVFARVVHGARHSLSIGISATLIAVGSGILLGLLAGLSHKIADEALSRSFDALSAFPLVLLALLFIAIAGTGTTSLIVAIGVALVPHFGRVVRAQTFVVRRAAYVTHAVAFGTSRSRLVLRHVLPNVLGPIPVLAVLGLGEAILLAAGLSFLGMGPQPPSPEWGAMISEGRGYLHIAWWASVLPGVVVTLTIIALTVVGRFLQRRFEGRELP from the coding sequence ATGACGATCGCGCTGACCCGCCCCCGGGCCGCCCGCCTCGGCCGGCTGCGCGTGGGCCGGCCGGGAGTGGCCGTGTCCGCGGTGTTCCTGGCCCTCACCCTGCTCGCGGCGGCCTGGCCGGCGCTGCTCGCCGGCGACCCGCTGGCCGCCGATCCGCTGCACGTCCTGGCGGCCCCGTCCGGCGCCCACTGGTTCGGCACCGACCAGCTCGGCCGGGACGTGTTCGCCCGGGTCGTGCACGGCGCCCGGCACTCGCTGTCGATCGGGATCTCCGCCACCCTGATCGCGGTCGGCTCCGGGATCCTGCTCGGGCTGCTCGCCGGGCTCAGCCACAAGATCGCCGACGAGGCGCTCAGCCGGTCCTTCGACGCGCTCTCCGCGTTCCCGCTGGTCCTGCTCGCGCTGCTGTTCATCGCGATCGCCGGGACCGGCACCACCAGCCTGATCGTGGCGATCGGGGTGGCGCTGGTGCCGCACTTCGGGCGGGTGGTGCGGGCGCAGACGTTCGTGGTGCGGCGGGCGGCGTACGTCACGCACGCCGTCGCGTTCGGGACCTCCCGGTCCCGTCTGGTGCTGCGGCACGTGCTGCCCAACGTGCTCGGCCCGATCCCGGTGCTCGCGGTGCTCGGGCTCGGCGAGGCGATCCTGCTCGCGGCCGGCCTGAGCTTCCTCGGGATGGGTCCGCAACCGCCGTCGCCGGAGTGGGGCGCGATGATCTCCGAGGGCCGCGGTTACCTGCATATCGCCTGGTGGGCGTCGGTCCTGCCGGGGGTCGTGGTGACCCTCACGATCATCGCCCTGACCGTCGTCGGCCGCTTCCTGCAGCGCCGCTTCGAGGGACGGGAGCTCCCGTGA
- the nikE gene encoding ABC transporter ATP-binding protein, whose protein sequence is MIQVEDLRVTFHLPRRTVEAVRGVSFQIEPGECVAIVGESGSGKSVTARSLVGLAGPGARVDAVRLAVHGQDARRFAPRDWRRLRGGFAGLILQDALVSLDPLRTVGAEIAEVLRVHSDKNRFERTKEVRRLLDEVHVPEPDRRARQYPHQLSGGLRQRALIASALAGGPRLLIADEPTTALDATVQAQILNLLAERRAAGETLLLISHDLAVVAKLADRVLVMKDGRIVESAATKVLLSGADHSYTRQLIAAASGKRRGTTAEPGPVVAEATALRKVYGDRAVVRDVDVSIRRGEIVGLVGESGSGKTTVAQLLFGLVEPTSGQVRFEGQRFSGVPERARRPVRRRLQLIAQDPLSAFDPRWTVRRIVAEALPRGGSVAPILDRVGLGEDVLDRYPRQLSGGQRQRVAIARAIAPRPSLIICDEPVSALDVSVRAQVLDLLAEIRERDGTALLFISHDLGVVRDLADRVLVMRDGQVVEQGPSVFEQPRHEYTRQLLAAVPTLEVLT, encoded by the coding sequence GTGATCCAGGTCGAGGATCTGCGGGTCACCTTCCACCTGCCCCGGCGCACGGTCGAGGCGGTCCGCGGGGTCAGCTTCCAGATCGAGCCCGGCGAGTGCGTCGCGATCGTCGGCGAGTCCGGCTCCGGCAAGAGCGTCACCGCCCGCAGCCTGGTCGGACTGGCCGGTCCGGGCGCGCGGGTCGACGCGGTCCGGTTGGCCGTGCACGGCCAGGACGCGCGTCGCTTCGCGCCCCGCGACTGGCGCCGGCTGCGCGGCGGCTTCGCCGGGCTGATCCTCCAGGACGCCCTGGTCTCCCTCGACCCGCTGCGCACGGTGGGCGCGGAGATCGCCGAGGTCCTGCGGGTCCATTCCGACAAAAACCGATTCGAGCGTACGAAGGAGGTCCGCCGCCTGCTCGACGAGGTCCACGTCCCGGAGCCGGACCGCCGGGCCCGGCAGTACCCGCACCAGCTGTCGGGCGGACTCCGGCAGCGCGCGCTGATCGCCTCCGCGCTGGCCGGCGGCCCGCGGCTGCTGATCGCCGACGAGCCGACGACCGCGCTGGACGCCACCGTCCAGGCCCAGATCCTGAACCTGCTCGCCGAGCGCCGGGCGGCGGGGGAGACCCTGCTGCTGATCAGCCACGATCTCGCCGTGGTCGCGAAACTCGCCGACCGGGTGCTGGTGATGAAGGACGGCCGGATCGTGGAGTCGGCCGCGACGAAGGTGCTTCTGTCCGGCGCTGATCACTCGTACACCAGGCAGTTGATCGCCGCCGCGAGCGGGAAGCGGCGCGGGACCACCGCCGAGCCCGGCCCGGTCGTCGCCGAGGCGACCGCGCTGCGCAAGGTCTACGGCGACCGGGCGGTGGTCCGCGACGTCGACGTCAGCATCCGGCGCGGCGAGATCGTCGGCCTGGTCGGCGAGTCCGGTTCCGGCAAGACCACCGTCGCGCAGCTGCTGTTCGGCCTCGTCGAGCCGACCTCCGGCCAGGTCAGATTCGAGGGGCAGCGGTTCAGCGGGGTGCCCGAGCGGGCCCGCCGGCCGGTGCGGCGGCGGCTGCAGCTGATCGCGCAGGACCCGCTGTCGGCGTTCGACCCGCGCTGGACCGTGCGGCGGATCGTCGCCGAGGCGCTGCCCCGCGGCGGGTCGGTGGCCCCGATCCTGGACCGGGTCGGGCTCGGCGAGGACGTGCTCGACCGCTATCCCCGGCAGCTCTCCGGCGGGCAGCGGCAGCGCGTCGCGATCGCCCGGGCCATCGCCCCGCGACCGAGTCTGATCATCTGCGACGAGCCGGTCTCCGCGCTCGACGTCTCGGTGCGGGCGCAGGTGCTCGACCTGCTCGCCGAGATCCGGGAGCGGGACGGGACGGCGCTGCTGTTCATCTCGCACGACCTCGGCGTGGTCCGCGATCTCGCCGACCGGGTCCTCGTCATGCGCGACGGGCAGGTCGTCGAGCAGGGCCCGTCGGTGTTCGAACAGCCCCGGCACGAGTACACCCGCCAGCTGCTGGCGGCCGTGCCCACCTTGGAGGTTTTGACGTGA
- a CDS encoding LLM class flavin-dependent oxidoreductase, with product MTVQIAVALDDRSFAASHWAGAARLADEARLDFVTFDDRFGRPGPDAVLVASYVAPLTRHIGLIPVATTTHTEPFHLSTALATLDYVSHGRAGWQVRVSADPAEADLLGRRAPLGFDELFAEARDAVEVVRRLWDSWAEDAIIKDVPTGRFIDRDRLHYIDFAGAYFAVKGPSIVPRPPQGQPVIAALTHEARVWENLDADVYFVTPSDVDSAAKIVRQLPAGKKVFADLVAFLDPDQETAIRRRGSVTSDAAVFAGTPAQLADLIAGWAPAGIAGVRLRPGTPDDLTAITRDLVPVLRERGLFTPSTATTLRERLGLPVAVNRYSPESAHA from the coding sequence GTGACAGTGCAGATTGCGGTCGCCCTCGACGACCGATCGTTCGCGGCGTCGCACTGGGCCGGCGCCGCGCGGCTGGCCGACGAGGCGCGGCTCGACTTCGTGACCTTCGACGACCGGTTCGGGCGGCCGGGTCCGGACGCCGTGCTGGTCGCGTCCTACGTCGCGCCGCTCACCCGGCACATCGGGCTGATCCCGGTCGCCACCACCACCCACACCGAGCCGTTCCACCTGTCCACCGCGCTGGCCACGCTCGACTACGTCAGCCACGGGCGGGCCGGCTGGCAGGTGCGGGTCTCCGCCGACCCGGCCGAGGCGGACCTGCTCGGGCGGCGGGCGCCGCTCGGCTTCGACGAGCTGTTCGCCGAGGCGCGCGACGCGGTCGAGGTGGTGCGCCGGCTCTGGGACAGCTGGGCGGAGGACGCGATCATCAAGGACGTGCCGACCGGCCGGTTCATCGACCGGGACCGGCTGCACTACATCGACTTCGCCGGGGCGTACTTCGCGGTGAAGGGCCCGTCGATCGTGCCGCGGCCGCCGCAGGGGCAGCCGGTGATCGCCGCGCTGACCCACGAGGCGCGGGTCTGGGAGAACCTGGACGCCGACGTGTACTTCGTGACGCCGTCCGACGTGGACAGCGCCGCGAAGATCGTCCGGCAGCTCCCGGCCGGGAAGAAGGTCTTCGCCGACCTCGTCGCGTTCCTCGACCCGGACCAGGAGACCGCGATCCGGCGGCGCGGGTCGGTCACCTCCGACGCGGCCGTCTTCGCCGGCACGCCGGCCCAGCTCGCCGACCTGATCGCCGGCTGGGCACCGGCCGGGATCGCCGGCGTCCGGCTGCGCCCGGGCACCCCCGACGATCTGACCGCCATCACCCGCGACCTCGTCCCGGTGCTCCGCGAGCGGGGCCTGTTCACCCCATCGACCGCCACCACGCTGCGCGAACGCCTCGGCCTGCCGGTGGCGGTCAACCGCTACTCCCCGGAGTCCGCCCATGCCTAA
- a CDS encoding LLM class flavin-dependent oxidoreductase: MPKQIILAAHFPGVNNTTVWSDPRSGSQIEFDSFEHLARTAERGKFDFFFLAEGLRLREQRGLIHDLDVVGRPDTLTVLTALAAITTHLGLAGTLNATFHEPYELARQLATLDHLSGGRAAWNVVTSHGGFFGENFRRGGFLDHADRYVRAGEFIEAARTLWDTDGGDFAIDSSQFGIKGRFGVPRSPQGHPVVLQAGDSAAGRDLAARHADAIFSRHHKLEDAQQFYRDVKGRLPAYGRDVDSLKIIPGVSYVLGDTDADAQEKAHYIRRQQVTPQTAILLLEQLWNQDLSSYDPEGPLPAADPVLDEDDTIIKGRAGMFPDRLKTATEWRALAEAKKLSIRDLVIEVTGRQNFIGTPARVAALLDEYVQTDACDGFILVSHLTPGGLDDFVDQVVPLLQERGVFRTEYESTTLRGNLGLRQPEGR, from the coding sequence ATGCCTAAGCAGATCATCCTCGCCGCCCACTTCCCGGGCGTGAACAACACGACCGTCTGGAGCGATCCACGGTCCGGGAGCCAGATCGAGTTCGACTCCTTCGAACACCTCGCGCGGACCGCGGAGCGGGGAAAGTTCGACTTCTTCTTCCTGGCCGAGGGGCTGCGCCTGCGCGAGCAGCGGGGACTCATCCACGACCTGGACGTGGTCGGCCGCCCGGACACGCTGACCGTGCTCACCGCCCTGGCCGCGATCACCACCCACCTGGGACTGGCCGGGACGCTGAACGCCACCTTCCACGAGCCGTACGAGCTGGCCCGCCAGCTGGCGACGCTGGACCACCTCTCCGGCGGGCGGGCCGCGTGGAACGTGGTGACCTCGCACGGCGGGTTCTTCGGCGAGAACTTCCGGCGCGGCGGGTTCCTCGACCACGCCGACCGGTACGTGCGGGCCGGCGAGTTCATCGAGGCCGCCCGCACGCTCTGGGACACCGACGGCGGGGACTTCGCGATCGACAGCTCGCAGTTCGGCATCAAGGGGCGCTTCGGGGTGCCGCGCAGCCCGCAGGGTCACCCGGTGGTGCTGCAGGCCGGCGACTCCGCGGCCGGCCGGGACCTGGCCGCGCGGCACGCCGACGCGATCTTCTCGCGGCACCACAAACTCGAGGACGCTCAGCAGTTCTATCGCGACGTCAAGGGCCGGCTGCCGGCGTACGGCCGCGACGTTGACTCTCTGAAAATCATCCCCGGGGTGTCCTATGTCCTCGGGGACACCGACGCGGACGCGCAGGAGAAGGCGCACTACATCCGGCGGCAGCAGGTCACCCCGCAGACCGCGATCCTGCTGCTGGAACAGTTGTGGAACCAGGACCTGTCGTCCTACGACCCGGAAGGGCCGCTGCCGGCCGCCGACCCGGTGCTCGACGAGGACGACACGATCATCAAGGGGCGGGCCGGGATGTTCCCGGACCGGCTGAAGACCGCGACCGAGTGGCGCGCGCTCGCCGAGGCGAAGAAGCTGTCGATCCGGGACCTGGTCATCGAGGTGACCGGCCGGCAGAACTTCATCGGCACGCCGGCGCGGGTGGCCGCCCTGCTCGACGAGTACGTGCAGACCGACGCCTGCGACGGGTTCATCCTGGTCTCGCACCTGACGCCGGGCGGGCTCGACGACTTCGTCGACCAGGTGGTGCCGCTGCTGCAGGAGCGGGGCGTGTTCCGGACCGAGTACGAGTCGACGACGCTGCGCGGGAACCTGGGACTGCGCCAGCCGGAAGGGCGGTAG
- a CDS encoding LLM class flavin-dependent oxidoreductase, giving the protein MSVPLSILDLAPLVSGGDVGDALRRTLDLARSAEQFGYHRYWVAEHHFTPGVASAQPALLLGQIAAVTSRIRLGSGAVQTGHQTALSIVEQFGLLDALYPGRFDLGLGRSGQAKKEALRLQSEPVVAEERVVDGLLIPKPFSWAPIFASDRTALASSLLAQPGAEPLGLDEILDQISGLLAGPYADGKGNAVTAVPGAGADLEIWLLGSSGGESARTAGARGLPFAANYHVAPAKVLEAAAAYQESFVPSANLAKPHLMVSADVVVAEDDATARRLAAPYAHWVRSIRTGLGAVPFPSEAEAAAAAWTDHDRALVADRVDTQFVGSPSTVAARLETLRRVTGADELLVTTITHRHADRVRSFELLAKEWAG; this is encoded by the coding sequence ATGTCCGTACCCCTCTCGATTCTCGACCTGGCCCCGCTGGTCTCCGGCGGCGACGTCGGCGACGCGCTGCGGCGCACCCTCGACCTGGCGCGCAGTGCCGAGCAGTTCGGCTACCACCGCTACTGGGTGGCCGAGCACCACTTCACGCCCGGTGTCGCGTCGGCCCAGCCGGCGCTGCTGCTCGGGCAGATCGCGGCGGTGACCTCGCGGATCCGGCTCGGGTCCGGGGCGGTGCAGACCGGGCACCAGACCGCGCTGTCGATCGTGGAGCAGTTCGGGCTGCTGGACGCGCTGTATCCGGGGCGGTTCGACCTGGGGCTGGGGCGCTCCGGGCAGGCGAAGAAGGAAGCCCTGCGCTTGCAGAGCGAGCCGGTGGTCGCCGAGGAGCGCGTCGTGGACGGGCTGCTCATCCCGAAACCGTTCTCCTGGGCGCCGATCTTCGCGTCCGACCGGACCGCGCTGGCGAGCAGCCTGCTGGCGCAGCCGGGGGCCGAGCCGCTCGGGCTCGACGAGATCCTCGACCAGATCTCCGGTCTGCTCGCCGGGCCCTATGCCGACGGCAAGGGCAATGCGGTCACCGCGGTGCCCGGGGCCGGCGCTGACCTGGAGATCTGGCTGCTCGGCAGCAGCGGCGGGGAGAGCGCCCGGACGGCCGGGGCGCGCGGTCTGCCGTTCGCCGCGAACTACCACGTGGCGCCGGCCAAGGTCCTCGAAGCGGCGGCTGCCTACCAGGAGTCGTTCGTGCCGTCGGCGAACCTGGCGAAGCCGCACCTGATGGTGTCCGCCGACGTGGTGGTCGCCGAGGACGACGCGACCGCCCGGCGGCTGGCCGCGCCCTATGCCCACTGGGTGCGCAGCATCCGGACCGGGCTCGGCGCGGTCCCGTTCCCCAGCGAGGCGGAGGCGGCCGCCGCCGCGTGGACCGACCACGACCGGGCGCTGGTCGCCGACCGGGTGGACACCCAGTTCGTCGGGTCGCCGTCGACGGTGGCGGCCAGGCTGGAGACGTTGCGCCGGGTCACCGGGGCCGACGAGCTGCTGGTCACCACGATCACCCACCGGCACGCGGACCGGGTCCGCTCCTTCGAACTCCTCGCCAAGGAGTGGGCCGGCTAG